A stretch of the Sulfuricurvum sp. genome encodes the following:
- a CDS encoding glycosyltransferase family 4 protein, protein MANKICELCLSPDLGGLELYMMRSARYLSEHGECISVINENGKLKEQYEKNGLPFIPLKRRNTLFSWFSARTLARIIDQEKIDVVHLHWTKDLPLAVMAKLISKRKPRVVQSRHMTMTRFKDDFYHRFLYKNLDMMLPVTQQVKTQIEKFIPEEIRPKVEVLYIGAEQPKIISEEEKQIRRERLGLGRSFTVGIVGRIEVQKGQHLVLEALMKLTQKGIDAKALIVGHAMDEVYLQRLQEEYRDIAVFTGFTNEAQTVMQVCDTVVLATEKETFGLVLIEAMMCGVCVVASDSGGPLEIIDDGVNGVLFKTFDSDDLSVKLERLAYDIHMRMDFAKAGQLKAMEMFESQKQFKLLQQTLLKA, encoded by the coding sequence GTGGCGAATAAGATTTGCGAACTATGCCTCTCCCCCGATTTGGGAGGATTGGAACTGTATATGATGCGTTCTGCACGCTATCTTAGTGAACACGGCGAATGCATCAGCGTTATCAATGAAAACGGGAAGCTCAAAGAGCAGTATGAAAAAAATGGACTCCCTTTTATCCCTCTGAAACGCCGCAATACACTCTTTTCGTGGTTCAGTGCCCGTACCCTTGCCAGAATAATTGATCAGGAAAAGATCGATGTCGTGCATCTGCACTGGACGAAAGATTTGCCGCTGGCTGTCATGGCAAAATTGATTTCCAAGCGCAAACCCCGTGTCGTACAGTCGCGCCATATGACGATGACCCGTTTCAAAGACGATTTCTATCACCGATTTCTCTATAAAAATCTGGACATGATGCTTCCCGTGACGCAGCAGGTTAAAACGCAAATCGAAAAATTCATCCCCGAAGAGATTCGTCCGAAAGTAGAAGTTCTCTACATCGGTGCCGAGCAACCGAAAATCATTTCCGAAGAAGAAAAACAAATCCGTCGCGAACGTTTGGGTCTGGGGAGATCGTTTACAGTTGGTATCGTAGGACGGATAGAGGTTCAAAAAGGGCAGCATCTGGTACTCGAAGCGCTCATGAAACTCACTCAAAAAGGGATCGATGCCAAAGCGCTGATCGTCGGTCACGCAATGGATGAGGTGTATTTGCAGCGTTTGCAGGAAGAGTACAGGGATATAGCTGTATTTACCGGATTTACCAATGAAGCTCAGACAGTGATGCAGGTATGTGATACGGTTGTTTTGGCAACGGAAAAGGAGACGTTCGGACTGGTACTGATCGAAGCGATGATGTGCGGTGTCTGCGTCGTAGCCAGTGACAGCGGCGGGCCGCTGGAGATTATCGATGACGGGGTAAACGGGGTGTTATTTAAAACGTTTGACAGTGATGATTTGAGCGTTAAATTAGAGAGACTTGCGTATGATATCCATATGCGTATGGACTTTGCCAAAGCGGGACAACTCAAAGCGATGGAAATGTTCGAGAGTCAAAAACAGTTTAAACTGTTGCAACAAACTTTACTGAAAGCGTAA
- a CDS encoding acyltransferase translates to MILKTGKIVNLIRYGAGIPKSIYFNFRVLPFLQAIRLPIIVSRKTKLQSLSGKVKISTPKTGMIRIGFGNIEMIDYRYQRTVVFLEGTLTFKGKCKIGLGSKLIVTGELELGENFLISGDGTIICNKKITIGDHSQMAWESIIMDTDHHQIYDENNRCINEDKEVSIGNNVWIGARSFILKGSSVKDGCIIGANTTVTKPSDALNAIIAGNPARVVKENITWK, encoded by the coding sequence ATGATATTGAAAACGGGAAAAATCGTTAATCTCATCCGTTACGGAGCGGGGATACCCAAAAGTATCTATTTCAATTTTAGAGTTTTACCTTTTTTGCAGGCGATCCGTCTTCCGATTATTGTCTCCCGCAAAACAAAACTACAATCGCTGTCGGGCAAAGTGAAGATAAGTACTCCAAAAACAGGGATGATCCGGATCGGTTTCGGGAATATCGAAATGATCGATTATCGGTATCAGCGTACCGTCGTGTTTTTGGAAGGAACTCTCACGTTTAAAGGTAAATGCAAAATAGGGCTGGGTTCGAAATTAATCGTGACCGGTGAGTTGGAATTGGGAGAAAATTTTTTGATTTCGGGTGACGGCACGATTATCTGCAACAAAAAAATCACCATCGGCGACCACTCGCAAATGGCATGGGAATCGATTATTATGGATACGGATCATCATCAGATTTACGATGAAAACAATCGCTGTATCAATGAAGATAAAGAAGTCTCAATCGGAAATAATGTATGGATCGGTGCACGAAGCTTTATTCTGAAAGGAAGCTCGGTCAAGGATGGCTGCATTATCGGTGCCAATACTACCGTGACAAAGCCTTCTGATGCGCTTAATGCTATTATAGCCGGTAATCCCGCTCGCGTGGTGAAGGAAAATATTACGTGGAAATAA
- a CDS encoding lipopolysaccharide kinase InaA family protein, whose product MNIRYEYNPAFESLKPSFEAIRTIFAQDDHSIHKARNELKIIDIQGIKTVVKSFKVPHVINRIVYSNFRHSKAYKSYHNALRLRELDISTPQPIALIEFFESGLLADSYFISEYFEYDFTIRTPLLEPLSDREAIFTAFAAYTYELHQKGVWHLDYSPGNILIKRTDSGYQFSIVDINRMEFREITPIQGCENFNKLWASNEELEIMGREYARLSGLDESLAIREMKRHNDANKRVKNFKKRLKKAMKGDFSALS is encoded by the coding sequence ATGAATATCCGATACGAATATAATCCGGCATTTGAATCCCTCAAACCCTCGTTTGAAGCGATCCGAACCATTTTTGCCCAAGACGATCACTCGATCCACAAAGCCCGTAATGAACTCAAAATCATTGATATTCAGGGGATTAAAACCGTCGTAAAATCGTTTAAAGTCCCCCATGTGATAAATCGTATCGTCTATTCCAATTTTCGTCACAGCAAAGCCTATAAATCATATCATAACGCCCTGCGTTTGCGAGAACTCGATATTTCAACCCCTCAGCCGATCGCCCTCATTGAGTTTTTTGAATCAGGATTATTAGCGGACAGTTATTTTATCAGCGAATATTTTGAGTACGATTTCACCATTCGTACTCCGTTACTTGAGCCATTGAGTGATCGGGAAGCGATTTTTACCGCGTTTGCCGCCTATACCTACGAGCTGCACCAAAAAGGGGTATGGCATCTCGATTATTCACCTGGCAATATTTTAATAAAAAGAACCGATTCAGGATATCAGTTCAGTATCGTCGATATCAACCGGATGGAATTTCGAGAAATCACCCCGATTCAAGGGTGTGAAAATTTTAACAAACTCTGGGCAAGCAATGAGGAACTCGAAATTATGGGACGCGAATACGCTCGGCTCAGCGGTCTGGATGAATCGCTCGCAATCCGTGAAATGAAACGGCATAATGACGCCAACAAACGGGTCAAAAACTTCAAAAAAAGGCTCAAGAAAGCGATGAAAGGCGATTTTTCAGCTCTCTCTTAA
- a CDS encoding glycosyltransferase family 9 protein translates to MNIMVVRNDKLGDFITALPTLYVLKHYNPSNRIIALVAPLNRRLAESCDFIDEVVVDTGDDILELAFKIKQAQIDASVTLFSNTRVAIAQWIARIPVRIAPATKIAQFFYNRRITQRRSRVEMAEFEYNLELAKALFSDISLDFPTPLLHFEGSEEAYSDFCAEFAITKPVVAFHPGFGGSSDANWTLSEYVELVRIAEAEGNVDVVMTFGPDEEKLYEEAKEALCESRVVLYRSVGSVVDFAKLLSCFKLFISTSTGTYHLANAVGCETFTFFADTRFASALRWKSIGENQHHFMIPLNPQGRSEMFEKVKRELKNRLSSLS, encoded by the coding sequence ATGAATATAATGGTGGTTCGTAACGATAAACTGGGGGATTTTATCACGGCATTGCCAACCCTGTATGTTTTAAAACACTATAATCCTTCCAACCGTATTATCGCCCTTGTAGCACCTCTCAACCGCCGTTTGGCCGAGTCATGCGATTTTATCGATGAGGTGGTCGTTGATACGGGAGACGATATTCTAGAGCTTGCCTTTAAAATCAAACAAGCCCAAATCGACGCTTCCGTTACCCTCTTTTCCAATACCCGTGTGGCGATTGCGCAGTGGATCGCCCGAATCCCTGTCCGTATTGCCCCGGCTACCAAAATAGCCCAATTTTTTTACAACCGCCGTATCACGCAACGCCGCAGCCGCGTGGAGATGGCGGAGTTTGAATACAATCTGGAGTTGGCCAAAGCGCTGTTTAGCGATATTTCACTCGATTTCCCCACGCCGCTATTGCACTTTGAGGGGAGCGAAGAGGCTTATTCGGACTTTTGTGCGGAATTCGCCATTACAAAACCTGTGGTAGCGTTTCATCCCGGTTTCGGCGGTTCTTCGGATGCCAACTGGACGCTAAGCGAATACGTCGAACTGGTACGCATCGCTGAGGCTGAAGGGAATGTCGATGTGGTGATGACGTTCGGTCCGGATGAAGAAAAGCTGTATGAGGAAGCGAAAGAAGCATTGTGTGAGAGCAGGGTAGTACTATACCGTTCGGTAGGAAGCGTGGTCGATTTTGCCAAGCTTTTGAGCTGTTTTAAACTGTTTATAAGTACATCGACCGGAACGTATCATTTGGCAAACGCGGTAGGGTGCGAGACGTTTACATTTTTTGCCGATACCCGTTTCGCTTCGGCATTGCGATGGAAAAGTATTGGGGAAAATCAGCACCACTTTATGATCCCCCTCAACCCGCAGGGACGGTCGGAGATGTTCGAGAAGGTTAAGAGAGAGCTGAAAAATCGCCTTTCATCGCTTTCTTGA
- a CDS encoding glycosyl hydrolase — protein sequence MKAPFAWDHYSDQPAIIKDKALKRSMRRSALPSLIKTFCVALLTLPVSAFIMPFIPRRHISGEHFFGMGVNLSYEPNTVPYLVDELGIKKLLIRIPLWEMDRLHEYVTFIRSFKDKEITVALLQDREHITSPDMSKDHFIQIFEALERVCHTYVIGSTINRAKWGFFSVNEYLNFYSVAYALKKERFPHLKLIGSNVIDFEYHFTAHTLFNLKPIRYDALGSLLYVDRRGAPENTQMGFDLIGKIRFLAALIRLSPKTSDELIITETNWPIKNTAPYAPTSETECVSEEDYSDYMVRYHLLAFASQQVSCVFWHQLIAPGYGLIDNREGIRKRPSFNAYKTMLFHLQDAEFIRYRTNNEGHLLVCSTPRGELHISWDPTSTPLYTYKAAS from the coding sequence ATGAAAGCACCGTTTGCCTGGGATCATTATTCCGATCAGCCCGCCATCATCAAAGATAAAGCATTAAAACGCAGCATGCGGCGCAGTGCTCTTCCTTCGCTAATCAAAACATTTTGCGTTGCGTTGCTCACCCTCCCCGTCTCCGCATTCATCATGCCGTTTATACCGCGTCGACATATAAGCGGAGAACACTTTTTCGGTATGGGGGTCAATCTCTCTTATGAACCCAATACGGTCCCTTATCTGGTCGATGAGCTGGGGATCAAAAAGCTCCTGATCCGTATTCCGCTGTGGGAGATGGATCGGCTACACGAATACGTCACCTTTATCCGCTCTTTTAAAGACAAAGAGATCACCGTTGCATTGCTCCAAGACCGTGAGCACATCACGAGTCCCGATATGAGCAAGGATCACTTCATCCAAATCTTCGAAGCGTTAGAGAGAGTTTGCCATACCTACGTTATCGGTTCGACTATCAACCGTGCCAAATGGGGATTTTTCAGTGTTAATGAATACCTCAATTTTTATTCGGTTGCCTACGCACTCAAAAAAGAGCGATTCCCCCATCTCAAACTGATCGGTTCCAATGTTATCGATTTCGAATACCATTTCACCGCCCACACCCTCTTCAACCTCAAACCGATCCGTTACGATGCGCTCGGAAGCCTTCTCTACGTCGATCGCCGCGGTGCTCCCGAAAATACCCAAATGGGGTTTGACCTGATCGGAAAAATACGATTTTTGGCTGCTTTGATACGATTAAGTCCCAAAACATCCGATGAGTTAATCATTACTGAAACCAACTGGCCGATCAAAAACACCGCCCCGTATGCTCCGACCAGTGAAACGGAATGTGTGAGCGAAGAGGATTACAGTGACTATATGGTGCGCTATCATCTCCTCGCTTTTGCGTCACAGCAGGTGAGTTGCGTCTTCTGGCATCAACTCATTGCTCCGGGATACGGGCTGATCGATAACCGCGAGGGGATACGAAAACGCCCCTCTTTTAATGCCTATAAAACCATGCTGTTTCATTTACAGGATGCCGAGTTTATACGCTATCGCACGAATAATGAGGGGCATCTTCTCGTTTGTTCTACCCCAAGAGGAGAATTGCATATTTCATGGGATCCCACTTCGACACCACTCTACACTTATAAGGCAGCTTCGTGA
- a CDS encoding glycosyltransferase family 9 protein, which translates to MKLWFEKGAWASKQGIKSAGRMSPESVKSIVVIRHAAIGDMMVLRPFLIQTRSFFPNATITLSIVNTYSYGAPVDLVDRIHVVDKKIEGKKTSFFSRLKQIRELEEHDILFDMADTASSAMVSFFAKAVLKIGFPYRRFKNFLFFDVSVLRSDLVPEMEILLHMLHILGAPKEAKIDYGYKVSEKKESRIIYFMGASVPSKQWPKESFSVLIRKMAQAYPEHEHILLEGIGANEKVDDTVSVLADLPNVSKLSALPLEEMIAYLGSSQTVVCNDTGIRNMAIAAETATVGIFFSTVPYRYLPNPQIHTAVFNSDGSIPSVDNVFEALQSVVNRL; encoded by the coding sequence ATGAAATTATGGTTTGAAAAAGGTGCGTGGGCATCTAAACAAGGAATAAAGAGTGCAGGGCGGATGTCCCCCGAATCAGTAAAATCGATAGTGGTTATCCGTCATGCCGCAATTGGGGATATGATGGTGTTACGGCCGTTTTTGATACAAACACGGTCATTTTTTCCGAATGCCACGATCACACTAAGTATTGTCAACACTTACAGTTATGGTGCTCCGGTCGATCTAGTAGATCGTATTCATGTTGTCGATAAAAAGATTGAGGGAAAAAAAACCTCTTTCTTCTCGCGTTTAAAACAAATACGAGAACTGGAAGAGCACGATATATTGTTTGATATGGCCGATACGGCCTCTTCGGCAATGGTTTCTTTTTTTGCGAAAGCGGTCTTGAAAATCGGGTTCCCTTACCGGCGGTTTAAAAATTTTCTTTTTTTCGATGTCAGTGTTCTTCGTTCCGATTTGGTCCCTGAAATGGAAATATTGCTTCATATGCTTCACATTCTTGGAGCGCCGAAGGAAGCAAAGATCGACTATGGCTACAAAGTATCAGAGAAAAAAGAGTCTCGTATTATCTATTTCATGGGGGCATCGGTTCCCTCGAAACAGTGGCCCAAAGAGTCGTTCAGCGTATTGATCCGTAAAATGGCGCAAGCCTATCCGGAACACGAGCATATTTTGCTCGAGGGGATTGGGGCAAACGAAAAAGTGGATGATACGGTATCGGTATTGGCGGATTTGCCCAATGTCTCCAAATTAAGTGCGCTGCCTCTGGAAGAGATGATCGCATATCTGGGCTCTTCGCAGACCGTTGTGTGTAACGATACGGGAATCCGTAATATGGCTATTGCGGCTGAAACCGCGACGGTCGGTATCTTTTTTTCTACGGTTCCCTACCGCTATCTGCCGAATCCACAGATACATACGGCTGTTTTTAATTCGGACGGTTCGATTCCATCGGTCGATAATGTGTTTGAGGCACTTCAATCCGTAGTGAATCGATTATAA
- a CDS encoding glycosyltransferase family 2 protein codes for MGVSVVIIVKNGAATLSSCLESLKAFDDVVVYNNGSTDNTAEIASAYPNVRLIEGEFIGFGPTKNAAAEYAVHDWILSLDADEVMDEAIVAEIMSLALESKTVYTLLRKNFYKTTEIRHCWGADEIVRIYHRKTTRYSDKHVHEHILSEGLGRSTLHNSFSHYPYQSISEFVIKADRYSTLFATDNVGKKSSSPTKAFFNGLYSFFRTYILKRGFLDGYAGLIIAFSHMATNFYKYIKLYELNLEQKRQRGE; via the coding sequence ATGGGTGTTTCCGTCGTTATAATTGTAAAAAACGGAGCCGCAACACTCTCTTCGTGTTTGGAGAGTCTGAAAGCTTTTGATGATGTGGTCGTCTACAACAACGGATCGACGGACAACACAGCCGAAATCGCTTCAGCATATCCGAACGTTCGGCTCATAGAAGGGGAATTTATCGGGTTCGGTCCGACGAAAAATGCAGCGGCGGAGTATGCCGTGCATGATTGGATACTCTCTCTCGATGCGGATGAGGTAATGGATGAAGCGATTGTCGCTGAGATTATGTCGCTGGCACTCGAATCCAAAACGGTTTATACCCTGTTGCGTAAAAACTTTTACAAAACGACGGAAATCCGCCATTGCTGGGGTGCGGATGAAATTGTCCGTATCTATCACCGCAAAACGACCCGATACAGCGATAAGCACGTGCATGAGCATATCCTAAGCGAGGGGTTGGGCCGTTCTACGCTTCACAACAGTTTCAGCCATTATCCCTATCAGAGTATTTCGGAATTTGTGATCAAAGCCGATCGTTATTCCACTCTGTTTGCAACCGATAACGTCGGCAAAAAATCTTCTTCTCCCACTAAAGCGTTTTTCAACGGGCTCTACTCGTTTTTTCGCACCTATATCCTCAAGCGGGGATTTTTGGACGGGTATGCGGGACTTATCATCGCATTTTCCCATATGGCGACCAATTTTTACAAATATATCAAGCTTTATGAATTGAATCTCGAACAAAAGAGACAACGTGGCGAATAA